The genomic DNA TCGCTTATATGGCACCGATGTTAGCCATCACCCTAAGTATCACTACCACTAAATTTCTTTATGGGCTTTCCCTTTTAATTACTTACGGAATTGGCCACTGCTCAATCATTATTCTGGCTGGGACATTTACCGAGGTGATTCAGCATTACTTAAATTGGGATGCCCAGTCAAAAGGGAGTGCCCTCATTAAAAAAATATGTGGAATTTTAGTTATTTTGGGCGGTATCTATCTAATTTGGACCGCCTGAGTTAGGGAGGTGCTTTATGAAGATCCAGATTGCGGGACCTGGTTGCCCGAGATGTCAGGCAACCGAGAAGAATCTGAAAGACGCCTGTGCGGAATTGGGTATCGCCGCTGATATCTCCCATCTCTATGATATCAAGGAGTTCGCCAAGTTGGGTGTCTTAATGACCCCAGCGGTGATTATTGACGGCAAGGTCGTAATCTCGGGGAAGGTGCCAACCGTAGAAGAGATAAAGAAAATTCTTTCGGAATTAAAGAAGGAAGATTAGGGCGACACCAAGAAAAGAGATAATTGTTCCCAAAATTGCCGAAAGGCTAATCCTCTCCTTAAAAATCCAACGGGAGAGGGGAATTAAGATGACTGGTGGTAGAGCCATTAGGGTAGAAGCGATGCCAATTTTTGTCCTTTGAATTGCGATTAGGGAAAGACCAACCCCTAAAAATGGACCGAAGATTGCCCCACCAAGAAGGGGTAGAAAGATATTTCTATTTTGCAGTTTTTTAAAGGTTTTTCCCAAATTGCGCC from candidate division WOR-3 bacterium includes the following:
- a CDS encoding thioredoxin family protein, with protein sequence MKIQIAGPGCPRCQATEKNLKDACAELGIAADISHLYDIKEFAKLGVLMTPAVIIDGKVVISGKVPTVEEIKKILSELKKED